The genomic stretch ACACCGGGTCttgttatgttttatatttccaACACGGTTCTTCTAAACGTGTAATACGTTTGCTCTTGCGCTGTGGGCGGAGCTTATGTTGAAACGTGTCGTATTCTCTTCACACTTGGAGTTATTGGAGCCTGAAGTGTGGACGTGTGTGGACGAGATTTCTGAGGGAAGACGTTTGGATTTCTTTGACCAATATGTGGCGCTGAAGCAGCCGAGGTTATCAACAATTCTTCTCTTTACcacgtctgtttgtttgtttgtttgaagttatatttttttggcctttttgtctttttaagatcggacagcaggagagaaacaggaagtgttgggaggagagagtggaggacgACACGCTGGAGAGGGTCAGGAGGTCGAGGTCAGATTGGAACCAATGGCCACAGCTTCTCTTCAGAAAGTGCTATAAAGTGCCGATGACAGTTTGTCTGACCTGTGTTGTAAACGTTTTATCAAAGCAATAACTAATAAGCTTATCAAAGTGaactctcctctctttcttactttctgtttctttgaatCTAATAAACGTTTCTCTGAAATCATGTGACAACAAAAGATGCTTCATACAGACATAAACTCATGGTTAATAAGATGAACACCAGGAATgtcaaataacaaacatttatacTTTAAATTAACTACAATCAGAACTTCACATATTCACTGTATGACATAAAAGCACAGCGTCttcttctctgtcaccagcTCCTGATTGGTTCCTCTCCTCTGACACTAACTAGCTTGTTTAGCCTGTTAGCAGCATAAAGAAagagagccccccccccccacacacacacacacacacaaattattagtctttctgtctttgctgtGCACGAGTTTTGTTTGCAAATAAAGGCGGGATCATTTCATAGAGTTAAAGGCCGGGCCGGTGAGTAAAGTGTGACAGTAACCATACAGCTCCACTGGTTCAGCAGGAGCTCGTCATCAGTCCCAGAGCTAATGCTACATGCTAACACATTTAACACTGTGTGGGACACCCAGGGACACTGCAATGAGAACAGCCTCCCAACATGGGGCCCGCAGCATAACCCTAGACTTTAGGCGCCCCTGAGCTTTAATTCAAACTACATCTGTTTCATAGGAAGGCGATCAGGACAGGAAGTCATCCAGTGCAGGAGTTTCcctaaatgaatataaaaagaAAGTTACCAAATATCTGATGTCATCGGCCTTCATCAGACTTTGTTTTCACTAGACCGAAACTAAACACAGCTGTCATTACGACTCCACAACATTTAGATTGGAGAAGAAACGTCACAGGCGTGTATATATGGCGGCTGGAAACGGCGCTCTGAACAGGGCTTAAGATTTCTATttgtgttgccgtggtaacaggtatcaatgtttgatttttactagaatctcATCCCagttttaaattctggtattgtgacaagcCAAGAGGGAACATTTTCTAACCATCAGGGCAGGAAGTGAACTTCTCTTAAAACCGTTTATGGCTTCACACTCGGTCGGACTGTTTGAGGAGATGAGGGGGCGGAGTGTCCCGTGTGAACGCCGCAGAAGAGCGTCAGCGGGGAGAGTCCCCGAGCAGTCGTTTTGATTTAACATGACGGACAACTCGGGTTCTCTTGCTGTGAGCTGTAGATGAAGTGAAGCTGAGAGTGATCGTGTTTCAAACatgacaaaaagagaaatacattcACAAATATAGATGACCTTCCTTCATGTGACCTGTGATGAAAGTGACGACATGCAGCAGGGTGTGACTCTCTTTTAGAGCATGCTCAGACGGTTAGAGCGCCCCCTGCCTGACATGCAGGGGTCTTAGACGTGTCTCCATGACAGTTAGTGTAACATGGTTAGCTTCAATATTCCTTTAGCCTTCATGGACAGGATTATGGATCATTTAGGGGGACAGACCGTCACTGACACAGGCCACCTGCTGTTAAGTTACCGTGCATCCTGGGAAACAGAGGTCATGTGGTACATTCACTTCCTTCAAACTTTAATGTGTGTTCCAGTTTATGGCTCCCCTTCATCTTTCTTCTTCCCGTCAGACGTCGTCGAATATTCGGCTGCGTGACGAAGACATGGACAGATATCGTCCTCCTGCATGTCTGAAAGAGCGACACAGTAAAGAAGAGAGAGCTTCATTACTCATCATGACTggatggaaataaaaacacaacagagcgtCACAGAAAAAATGTTCAAGGGTTCAATCTGAGAGAATCGCTATGACGACGACACGGGAGGTGTGTCTTCATTTATGTCAAACATGTCAAAGAGTTTTAATAAGTTTCCCCAACTAACCAGCCCAATCTGATTCCTTGGTTTTTGCCCATCGTCGACTGACAGTcaaacgtttgtttttttttgtgctcattGTTTATCCACATGGTTAATCTCTTTGTCTTCTAATGTTGGAATAACTATTTATTCTATGATAGGACTTGATTCATCATCAAACtgtagagagagatagaaacatTTATCGTGTTGATccctcagttatcaaacacttgaggaaaagatatttaatgaagacacTCATGAGCGTGTACGagcctgactctctgcagagtgatgatgaatGTTGTAATCcaatagcgccctctgctggtgacagagaactgctagtgtttgactggtgaacacATCTGAAAATATGAGTGAATATCTGAGATAAAAATAAGTCCATAACCACTGGATAAGGATAAATGATTTTGTCTCTACAATGAGCAATGAAGGATTTCAAACAGACAACTCTACGTAACATTAGACATGAAACACCCCCACAGAGCTGGAATGGAACGGTCCCTGTGCTCGTCTGGCAGTCGACTGAGACTCTGACCAATGAATCGTGGAGTATTGGGCTACATGGATCATCAGTCACATTTCCTTAGGAATCAAAGTGTGCCGTGTTTACCTCCCAGACTCTGAGTCCAGAGCGTCATCTGTCAGAGACTCAGCGTTGAAGTCTAAAGGTTCAGcgtcctgcagcagctccatgCAGTCCCTCTCCGCCCGGCCTCCAGAGCGAGAGTATTTAGCTTCTGTTCAACACACCACAGCAGCTGGTTATCATCGGTCAGCGGGAGTCTTTTAGAATCTCCACAGAGGGGAGCACTTACGTCTGTTGTCTCTGGGCGTCACGGTGTCTGAGTAACTGGTCTCCTTCATCTCATGGCTGCTCCTGTTCCTCGCCGTGTAGTCATCCCTCGAGTTTCCGTAACGCTCCTTCCATtcctgcagaacacacacacacacacacacacacacacacacacacacacagagacacacacacacacacacacacacacacacacacacacacacacacacacacacacacacacacacacagaaatcagagCGAGAAAGAGCGTGGGGAGTGACGTgatcagcctctgtacatgaggcgtgcaaactaaccatGAGGGGCCCCCAGCGGTTCTCGTAATGtggttaaaaacagacaaatgtgaAGTGAGCAGTGGTCTGGAGGAGTGATTTGATTGGTTACTCACTCTGCGTCTGTTCTCTCCGTCTTCTACCCTTTGCCGTTTCCTTTTCTCTGTAAAGACATCGCTGATGATTAGTTTAACCTGCATCGTTTAAAGACAGCACCATTTCTATCGTTCTGTCGTTACCTCGTCGGATCAGCTCCTTGCCCTCGTCgatgaggtcagaggtcatctcACTGTCACCCACAAACTGCGACCTAGGAGGTTGAGGCAGCGAGTCCCGAGGCTGAGGAGACACTTCATTAGCACCTGCTCGGCTGACTCCACATTCATAGAAATAACATCAGACTGTATATCAAAGAGCTTtcacaatgttacaattcactcagcagacgcttttatccaaagcgacgtacatcagagagtaagtacaacagttatccattcatacaccgccactgaagcagcagggttaagtgtcttgcccccacatcggacatgttgctcagctggggattgaacccttgaccttccggttgagaggcgatgactctaccaactgacccACAGCTTTTATTGACCAATGAGAAGCCTCGGTTCACAGCACGCAGCATCACGACAACAGAGACCAAGTCTCAAAGTCTCACAGTGTGACCTTCACATGTTTGGCTCATTAGTTTTAGGTTTCATGATTATCGCAGCGATAAACATTTTGTACTCTGATGACCGGCTCTCCTCTGGTCATAGACCCTGACCTGACCCTGGTCAGGGACCCTGGTTTCTGTTGGAGGCGTTGAGAGTTCTATTTGATGACGATGAGTATAATAAACACCGAGAGTTCAGATGTTATGAGCAGCTCGCTCTCTAGTGCAGACCCAACGTTATCTGGCGGGTAAACGGCGATCTAATGTTCACTAAATAAACCTGGCATGATGTTTATATAAAAAGAGTCCTTAATCTAAGACAATAGGTGAACAGCGGCGCAGCGTCTTTGATGAAGTGGAGTTGTCGGTCAGAAGTTCTAAAAGCGAGATGCTCATAATCCAGGATGACATCGAGTTACATTGTCTGACGTCAACGCGTGCACAACCATATCTCCCTCTGCACGTGGTTTTACAGACTCCTTCATATGTAGGCTGATAGATCCACACTGCAgcaccgcccccccccccccccagactgACCTGAAGTACGTGGCGATGCAGAGGATGACGATCAGCATGGGGTAGTAGATGTAGAAGCCGTTAGCGATGAAAGAGAGGACGCGCATGGATCCCAtgatctgcagagaaacacacctGACCTCAGGTTTTCGCTTCCTGCAGGTGGAGTCGCCATGGTAACAGAacttaaactttgatatgattctagttTGAAACCCCaggcaacaaaaacatcaatataaggtcttttatgtttttggttCAAATATGACACACAAAGCTTTGTCACTCTCTGATTCTATCCATCATGAAACTAACCGAGAACGTGAAGTTCAAAACCCGTGGGACGACTTACGGAGGTGTACGCAGTCTGCTCCTTCTGCTGGTGGGAGATGGCAGAGTCCATGTGGATCAAACCCAAGAAGTTCAGACACAGAGGAGGCGTCAGACGGCAGAACAGCctgcaggtcaaaggtcacagtcTGCATCAAACACCCTTCATCAACTTTATGCCCGGacaggcagttttaaggcagatttgagagcagttatcagaacaaaccaacaggtgttgcagtgatggaagcgggcaagagaattggttcagatagaagtgattgtacctaaaaagcctctgcatgtttctaataaggtccacgagcagaaacgtgctgaaactaggatcaatattggagatgcttttgaaaaatggagagaggttagaactgGGGTGTGAACggttacaaaaaattgtaaacgGTTACACGACGTCATTTTTTCCGTGTACACGGTTAaccgtttgtttttttttattaataaaaaaaagaaaagtggaccGCAATCAcgctatacaaccaatggagggtgaggccgcttttcagaaagattcctccgcatcactgccgccactcaaagttgtcagacagatacaattgtgctttagaaagtaggctatataagtaacacagaaaacttgccatagaatttgtaaaaacaaatacctgtatgtatttatttgaggcctatataggcctataacaaggctatgataaaacaactaccatgatgagtatgaaatctgtattttttaaaaggacaagaaacAAAGGATTTCCGCGTTAGTTTCTTTTCCTCTGCTTAGTAATATGCTTAAATTCAGCAGGTTGTCTCGTCTGATCTGAGGTCGTAGTCGAATGGGCCTGACCCTTGGGACTGCGCAATCCCCCCTACCCGGACGAAGCGGAATAGGGCGGAAGGGCAGAAAAGGGAAAGGAGTGTGGCTCAATACCCCCTCCAAAGAGAGGGTTGAGAGAGGCTCACAGACTTACGTTCAACCGGTTACCGGACATGGAAAGCCAGAACCCGCACAGGCACCAGAGTCAATCCCCAGGAGTGCGGCTCCTCCACGCCGCACTTCGCTGAGTAGTCTTGGCTGCCATCGCAAgtcaaaagtgaaacttacttgTTACGTGACGTAATGCGCGGTGGTCAGTTATCCAACATTTATCACGTGCATTTGTGAGTGCAGTAAAGTTGTCAAAGTGGAACATTTGTAGCTTTattcatctctaaataaatagtatgtgttatttttgatcGAATAGATGATTGAATGCgtgtctctaaaacattttaaaatcataaaagaattaaaatgtatttttattttaaaaatttcCTAAACGGTAATGATTTCCTAACCGGTTACACGTGTACACGTGCACAAACCCaagttagaacgcagaaaggtttacagaccgatgcagagctggctaaacactgaagcttcagtgtccaccacatggcatcctgcgtgagcatggactttagagaggagggggcggggggggggggggggggggggggacagcatctctctacaatgtttagaatttagactgcagtacccattttaaacactaggggtcagagttacatactgctcctttaggtgttaataaaataatcaaaaggtGTTGACTCACATGCCACTGAACTGGAGGCTGTAAGTGTCGGTCTGGTGATGGGAGGCCAGGTAGTAGTAGTTAAAAACACGGATGCGGAACACAGTGgagtacacacaggtacacaggaAGAAGATGGTGACAAAGCACGCCATCTGGTGGAGAGAAGGGTCATcacaaaacagtcagataaaCTGGACCAGATATAccctgagagtgtgtgtgtgtgtgtgtgtgtgtgtgtctcacctcgATGTACAGGTAGTTGTAGTCTCGTTCAGCCAGCTGGATGAACACAGCGAACAGAGAGAGGACGGGCCGGGTGCTGAAGAAGGTGCATTCAGACCAAACCACCACCACGCTGAACAGAGTCAGGACCACGGACAGCAGCCGATAAAACCAGGTCTTCAGGAGACACTCCCAGTACCATTctgtacacacgcacacatgcacacacacagacacagacatagacacagacacacacacacacacacacacacacacacacacacacacacacacacacacacacgcacacacacagacacacacacacacacacacacacacagacacagactcagAGTTAAGTattttttcacaacattttagAGTTTGGATCATCGGCTGTATTGTGTTCTGGTTCACATGTCTTATTGGCTCTGGgctcacacacacctacagtcGGCGTGTAAACGCATCTGCTGAACCAGCTGGCTGGCTCAGATGATGGGAAGCTGTGGACAAACTGGTGGGTGGAGCTAGTCTCGTTCTTGGCGACGTCCTCCAGATGGATGGCCTGCTGCAGGAGGATCTCCCACTGGACCCGAGTCCTGTTGTGTCTCTGAACCGCGTAGATCACCTGAACACACGGTACATAAACACATCAGAGTGTAGATCTTCCAGTCTGTATCCAGATCCCAACGAGGTAATTAAACGCTTTCCTGAGAGTAGCTAAGTGTTCTGTATTTGTGTCAGCTGTTGATCACAGTTCTGATTGACTCTGCAATAAATTCTGTCTTAAACCGGGATAACCTTCTGCTGGTTGCTCCGTGGTCAATCATCTGAAGAAGATCCAGCCTCTGGAGACAAAGGTCAACCTTCAGATATTCTGGTGTCGCCAGCTGTTAGCTGTGAATAACTTCCAGCTCAGACTTCCTTATTAGCTGTGATGTCATATCGACAGATTTAGCCCCGCCTCCTTTGCCCTccacaccaaagcctgctgatgcCTGATAAACACCGGGCTGAACAAAGCGAGCTGCCCTCCTCAGGTTCAAACCCAccatacagcgccctctacTGGTGAGTCTGTCCGCTATCCTTAATCCTGCACTGCCCAGATCACCTGTGGTGCCCCACAAGGCTCAGTTTTAGATCCACCTGTTTTCTATGTCGTGCATCTTGTTTCCagctaaacaacaaacactcagaggTCCCATAATTCTTTCTGAACCTGATTAACTTCTTCAATCTGAGAGTGTAACACCGAGCTCGAAGCCTGGGAGTCCGGCTTGACTCTGCTGTAATCTATTTAATCctgtttcagacattttcttttcctcgAGTGCAGTTGGTTGCAAACCATACCCGAGCAGCAGCATCAGGAGGAACAGGCCCCAGGTGTTAGCTGCTGTGATCCCGATGGTCTGGAGCTCGtacctgaaaacacaaaggAGGACATGATGGACATGTTTCCTCTCGACTGAACG from Labrus bergylta chromosome 17, fLabBer1.1, whole genome shotgun sequence encodes the following:
- the LOC109986309 gene encoding LOW QUALITY PROTEIN: G-protein coupled receptor-associated protein LMBRD2B-like (The sequence of the model RefSeq protein was modified relative to this genomic sequence to represent the inferred CDS: inserted 1 base in 1 codon) yields the protein MNKIIETYGQPIEVVKRILVIINRNDLVEKLSSSNSTEAQGKSTMIDALINYDMGVKWEDNVWFEIIEKDRKRRKSEGQRSDVIVYEIFEDKTLPYSLTIIDTPGYGDIRGSLSAVERRASGAALGIEIVVVFFLALFLLHRYGDFKKQQRMVLFGTLLAWYLCFLIVFILPQDISTTIYKQCKIDHEDHASVLTVNPIPSNHTAANTSATPTKRYELQTIGITAANTWGLFLLMLLLGCVYVPCVQVIYAVQRHNRTRVQWEILLQQAIHLEDVAKNETSSTHQFVHSFPSSEPASWFSRCVYTPTVEWYWECLLKTWFYRLLSVVLTLFSVVVVWSECTFFSTRPVLSLFAVFIQLAERDYNYLYIEMACFVTIFFLCTCVYSTVFRIRVFNYYYLASHHQTDTYSLQFSGMLFCRLTPPLCLNFLGLIHMDSAISHQQKEQTAYTSIMGSMRVLSFIANGFYIYYPMLIVILCIATYFSLGTRCLNLLGXQFVGDSEMTSDLIDEGKELIRREKRKRQRVEDGENRRREWKERYGNSRDDYTARNRSSHEMKETSYSDTVTPRDNRQAKYSRSGGRAERDCMELLQDAEPLDFNAESLTDDALDSESGRHAGGRYLSMSSSRSRIFDDV